In one window of Shewanella goraebulensis DNA:
- the ltaE gene encoding low-specificity L-threonine aldolase, giving the protein MIDFRSDTVTKPTDAMRKAMAQAEVGDDVYGDDPTVNRLQDMAAERFGFDSALFVSSGTQANLLALMSHCERGDEYLCGQQAHNYKFEGGGAAVLGSIQPQPLNNQADGSILFTDIEAAIKPDDVHFAQTRLLSLENTIGGKVLPLQYLADAQTLAFNRGLKIHLDGARVANAAVAQNVQISEITQYFDSVSICLSKGLAAPIGSILLGDERLINKAVRWRKMLGGGMRQAGVIAAAAELAITDQVERLAEDHDNAALLAQHLAEMPELSVDVKQVQTNMVFAELDKRYDVNHLTLLLAQQGILISATYSLRFVTHKDISRQDILTFIDALKTCLPQSVVK; this is encoded by the coding sequence ATGATAGATTTTCGAAGTGATACCGTGACTAAACCTACAGATGCTATGCGTAAAGCCATGGCTCAAGCTGAGGTTGGTGATGATGTTTATGGTGATGACCCTACCGTTAACCGTTTACAAGATATGGCTGCAGAGCGTTTTGGCTTTGATAGCGCCTTATTCGTAAGTTCGGGTACTCAAGCGAACTTATTAGCGCTTATGAGTCATTGCGAGCGCGGTGACGAGTATTTATGTGGTCAACAAGCTCACAATTACAAGTTTGAAGGTGGCGGTGCTGCGGTGTTAGGAAGTATTCAGCCCCAGCCTCTTAATAATCAAGCTGATGGTAGTATCTTATTTACCGACATTGAAGCAGCAATAAAACCTGATGATGTTCACTTTGCGCAAACTCGTTTGTTGAGTCTTGAAAATACCATTGGTGGTAAAGTGTTACCGCTACAATACTTAGCCGATGCGCAAACTTTAGCGTTCAATCGAGGTTTGAAAATCCATTTAGATGGCGCGCGCGTTGCTAACGCTGCGGTTGCTCAAAATGTTCAAATAAGCGAGATTACTCAATACTTTGATTCTGTGTCTATTTGCTTATCAAAGGGCTTAGCAGCACCTATAGGTTCAATTTTATTAGGTGATGAGCGGTTAATTAACAAAGCCGTGCGATGGCGTAAAATGCTCGGTGGCGGAATGCGTCAAGCTGGGGTAATTGCTGCTGCAGCAGAACTTGCAATTACGGATCAAGTCGAGCGATTAGCTGAGGATCATGATAATGCTGCTTTACTCGCGCAACATTTAGCTGAAATGCCTGAATTAAGTGTTGATGTTAAACAAGTACAGACCAATATGGTTTTTGCAGAATTAGATAAACGCTACGATGTAAACCATTTAACCTTGTTATTAGCGCAGCAGGGGATACTGATTAGTGCTACTTACTCATTACGTTTTGTTACGCATAAAGATATCAGTCGACAAGACATTTTAACTTTCATTGATGCGTTAAAAACTTGCTTACCACAATCGGTTGTTAAGTAA
- a CDS encoding MlaA family lipoprotein, which produces MKYKWMLLSLLLGCVSASIKAEGVSAESTESEHVQKPAVEIIYTDPRDPIEGFNRAMWDFNYLILDRHLFRPIAHGYNDYLPSPVKSGVNNFVRNFEEPSSLVNNALQGKWGWAANAGGRFTVNTTLGLLGVVDVADMMGMVRKQDDFNEVLGYYGVPNGPYFMAPFFGPYVTRELATDWVDSLYFPLSEFLLWQSILKWGLKNLDSRASAIDQERLLDNALDPYTFVKEAYFQYMDYKVYDGNVPSKQDDDELLEEYLSELE; this is translated from the coding sequence ATGAAGTATAAATGGATGTTACTTTCTTTGTTGTTGGGTTGTGTTTCTGCTTCAATAAAAGCAGAAGGTGTCAGTGCAGAGAGTACTGAGAGCGAGCATGTTCAAAAACCTGCTGTGGAGATTATCTATACTGATCCCCGTGACCCTATCGAAGGCTTTAACCGTGCAATGTGGGACTTTAATTACCTTATTTTAGATAGACATCTATTTCGTCCTATTGCTCATGGATACAACGATTATCTGCCATCTCCCGTTAAGTCTGGTGTAAATAATTTTGTCCGCAATTTCGAAGAACCAAGCTCTTTAGTAAATAACGCTTTACAGGGGAAGTGGGGCTGGGCAGCTAATGCTGGAGGGCGTTTTACAGTGAATACAACCTTAGGTTTACTAGGGGTTGTGGATGTAGCTGACATGATGGGAATGGTTCGAAAACAGGACGACTTTAATGAAGTGTTAGGTTATTACGGTGTCCCCAATGGCCCTTATTTTATGGCGCCTTTTTTTGGTCCGTATGTGACAAGGGAACTCGCGACAGATTGGGTTGATAGTCTATACTTTCCTTTATCAGAGTTCTTATTGTGGCAATCTATTTTAAAATGGGGATTAAAAAATCTCGATTCTCGTGCTTCTGCTATTGATCAAGAACGTTTATTAGATAATGCGCTTGATCCATATACCTTTGTCAAAGAAGCTTATTTTCAGTATATGGATTACAAAGTTTATGACGGTAATGTGCCTTCTAAACAAGATGACGATGAGTTACTCGAAGAATACCTATCTGAACTCGAGTAA
- a CDS encoding mechanosensitive ion channel family protein yields MDNIEGLMDQAPEFIMTYGLKVVMAIVIFIVGKYLANVAKKLTTKMMLGRKIDETVASFVGNLVWGLVFVFTIIATLGQIGVQTASLVAVIGAAGLAVGLALQGSLSNFAAGVLMVIFRPCRVGDFVEAAGVAGVIEEITIFSTKLRTGDNKTIIAPNSAMMDGTITNYSTKETRRVDLVIGVGYTSDIAETKKVISSVLDSNQYVLKDPAYTVALGELADCSINFVVRPWVNTADYWPAHFELLEQIKNALDAANIEIPFPQMDLHLKDMPAQ; encoded by the coding sequence ATGGATAATATTGAAGGTCTAATGGATCAAGCACCTGAGTTTATAATGACTTACGGTCTTAAAGTTGTCATGGCGATTGTGATATTTATCGTCGGTAAATATCTTGCTAATGTGGCTAAAAAACTAACAACAAAAATGATGTTAGGCCGTAAAATCGATGAAACAGTGGCTTCATTTGTTGGCAATTTAGTTTGGGGATTGGTGTTTGTATTTACCATCATTGCAACTTTAGGGCAGATTGGAGTCCAAACTGCTTCTCTTGTCGCTGTTATTGGTGCCGCAGGTCTTGCTGTTGGTTTAGCGCTTCAAGGTTCATTGTCAAATTTTGCCGCTGGTGTGTTGATGGTTATCTTCCGTCCGTGCCGTGTAGGTGATTTTGTTGAGGCAGCTGGTGTTGCTGGTGTGATTGAAGAAATTACTATTTTCTCTACTAAACTTCGCACAGGTGACAATAAAACTATTATTGCGCCAAACTCAGCGATGATGGACGGCACAATTACCAACTACTCAACTAAAGAAACACGTCGAGTTGATTTGGTTATCGGCGTGGGTTACACCTCTGACATTGCAGAAACCAAGAAAGTTATCTCTTCTGTATTAGACAGTAATCAATATGTACTTAAAGACCCTGCTTACACAGTTGCACTTGGTGAACTAGCAGATTGTTCTATTAACTTTGTGGTTCGCCCATGGGTTAATACTGCTGATTACTGGCCAGCTCATTTTGAGTTACTAGAGCAAATTAAAAATGCGCTAGATGCTGCGAATATTGAGATTCCATTCCCGCAAATGGATCTACATTTAAAAGATATGCCAGCTCAGTAA
- a CDS encoding OmpA family protein, whose protein sequence is MFFKLLLLLVCTCLSLPSFAWEDTDKDGVPDKKDACPETPMGVVVLANGCQEISDLIPKSELQNLDMQQNKISHVSSKQGLKIYFDFGHEDVLTTQLPTIEKMLPLLRESQNILLVGHTDNVGSEQINLNLSLQRALSVKKVLVNQFDFEPSGLTVLGKGSLEPAVENNTAQQRQLNRRVEFVVKK, encoded by the coding sequence ATGTTTTTTAAATTATTACTCTTGTTAGTGTGTACATGTCTCAGCCTGCCAAGTTTTGCTTGGGAAGATACCGATAAAGATGGTGTACCTGATAAAAAAGATGCCTGTCCAGAGACTCCAATGGGTGTTGTGGTGTTAGCTAATGGGTGCCAAGAAATTTCTGATTTAATCCCCAAGAGTGAATTACAAAACTTGGATATGCAGCAAAATAAAATCAGTCATGTTTCTTCAAAACAAGGTTTAAAAATTTATTTTGATTTTGGCCATGAAGATGTTCTAACCACACAATTGCCAACAATTGAAAAAATGTTACCTCTTTTACGGGAAAGCCAAAATATTTTATTGGTTGGGCATACTGATAATGTCGGCTCTGAACAAATTAATTTAAACCTGTCTTTGCAAAGAGCGTTGTCTGTAAAAAAGGTATTAGTTAATCAGTTTGATTTTGAGCCAAGCGGGTTAACAGTGCTAGGTAAAGGCAGTCTTGAACCCGCGGTTGAAAACAACACTGCTCAACAAAGACAATTAAATAGACGTGTAGAATTTGTAGTTAAAAAATAA
- a CDS encoding peptide MFS transporter — protein sequence MSNAKPQGTMLGHPKGLFLLFTTELWERFSYYAMRAILVLYLVDKVQTEGGHGLGWTQGDAISLYGTFTGLVYLTPLIGGWLADNYLGQRKAIMIGGALMAAGQFILAFPHSWIPGAETTAFYFGLFTLIIGNGLFKPNISTMVGDLYEEGDHRRDGAFTIFYMGINVGAFLSGIIVGSVVAAYDGNFQMGFLCAGIGMVLSLIIQFIFAQKLLGDIGRYPAAKLEKEKQQEMGEVRKEPLTKIERDRIKVIMVMGLFTIIFWAGFEQAGGLMNLFTNDFTDRMIGGWEVPTTWFQSLNAMFIVIFAPVIASIWIRLGKNEPNSPVKFALGLVLLGIGFLFMIGAVLEMGGDANAKSSMWWLVGAYFFHTMGELCLSPIGLSMVTKLAPLRIASLMMGAWFLFVAIANKVGGIVGSFIGHGGEKEEQLANAMAIFAGIAITSAVSGIILYFMADKLVDWMHGAEGHNETEEQALTEEMAVTAEHEAIKPS from the coding sequence ATGAGCAATGCAAAACCACAGGGGACCATGCTTGGTCACCCCAAGGGGCTTTTCCTGCTGTTTACAACAGAACTCTGGGAAAGATTCAGTTACTACGCAATGCGCGCCATTCTGGTGTTATATCTTGTAGATAAAGTTCAAACAGAAGGTGGACATGGTCTTGGATGGACACAAGGTGATGCAATCTCACTTTACGGTACTTTCACCGGTCTTGTTTATTTAACCCCACTCATCGGTGGTTGGTTAGCTGATAATTATTTAGGACAACGTAAAGCCATCATGATTGGTGGTGCATTAATGGCAGCCGGTCAATTCATCCTCGCTTTCCCACATAGCTGGATCCCTGGTGCTGAAACTACAGCATTCTATTTTGGTTTATTTACCCTAATCATTGGTAACGGTCTATTCAAGCCAAATATCTCTACTATGGTTGGTGACTTATACGAAGAAGGCGATCATCGTCGTGATGGGGCATTTACTATCTTCTATATGGGTATCAACGTTGGTGCATTCCTTTCTGGTATCATTGTAGGTTCTGTTGTTGCGGCTTACGACGGTAACTTCCAAATGGGCTTCCTTTGTGCCGGTATTGGTATGGTACTTTCTTTAATCATCCAATTTATTTTTGCTCAAAAACTATTGGGTGATATTGGTCGCTACCCTGCAGCTAAACTTGAAAAAGAAAAGCAACAGGAAATGGGTGAAGTGCGTAAAGAGCCACTGACTAAAATTGAACGTGACCGTATTAAAGTCATCATGGTTATGGGTCTATTTACCATCATTTTCTGGGCTGGTTTCGAACAAGCCGGTGGTCTAATGAACTTATTCACCAACGACTTCACCGATCGTATGATTGGCGGCTGGGAAGTTCCTACTACATGGTTCCAATCCCTTAACGCAATGTTCATTGTAATCTTTGCACCTGTGATTGCCTCTATCTGGATCCGCCTCGGTAAGAATGAACCAAACTCACCAGTTAAATTTGCATTAGGTCTGGTGTTACTGGGTATTGGTTTCTTATTCATGATTGGTGCTGTACTTGAAATGGGCGGCGACGCAAATGCTAAATCAAGCATGTGGTGGTTAGTCGGTGCATATTTCTTCCATACAATGGGTGAGCTATGTTTATCTCCAATTGGTCTTTCTATGGTAACTAAACTTGCTCCTCTGCGTATTGCTTCGCTTATGATGGGTGCATGGTTCCTATTCGTTGCTATTGCGAACAAAGTAGGCGGTATCGTTGGTTCATTCATTGGACATGGCGGAGAGAAAGAAGAGCAATTAGCAAACGCTATGGCCATCTTCGCAGGTATCGCAATCACCTCTGCTGTATCAGGTATCATTCTTTACTTTATGGCTGACAAGCTTGTTGACTGGATGCATGGCGCTGAAGGACACAATGAAACTGAAGAACAAGCATTAACTGAAGAAATGGCAGTTACCGCTGAACATGAAGCAATTAAACCTAGCTAA
- a CDS encoding response regulator has protein sequence MALTDVAVLLVEDDSVFRQLLADFLTQQGAVVFEACDGDEGVIEFKSHTVDIVIADLSMPRLGGLGMLKQILKINPAIPSIVISGNNVMADVVEALRYGASDYLVKPVADFKIIEQAIEQAISPANSPEQSFDSIEFGPLDFTDSDAVMNSAAKMSQDLSYQELSDNFTLLEHNAEAAKSVQQQLFPASNVHYPKAQIHYSLCKNSDVSAYFIDSTMVGDNHLIMYMAHFHPEDNRAAFGCVLLRSFVNQKLKLYRNGLSSTLVEPFNMLSYLNDRMVNSGLNLYVDIVYVAIELMNFRVAIGQAGSGLRCYLRNDNGLAPLALSESLQLGTVEWNKPSMQFRTLMPNEKICIASNISHHRNLLMKNKFDGLFYDEELPAGGFMELEVI, from the coding sequence ATGGCATTAACAGATGTCGCAGTGCTTTTAGTTGAAGATGATTCAGTTTTTAGACAATTACTCGCGGATTTTTTAACCCAACAAGGTGCCGTTGTATTTGAAGCCTGTGATGGTGACGAAGGCGTCATTGAATTTAAATCACATACTGTCGATATCGTCATTGCTGATTTAAGCATGCCAAGGTTAGGTGGACTTGGTATGTTAAAGCAAATCCTCAAAATAAATCCTGCAATTCCGTCTATTGTGATTTCTGGCAACAATGTAATGGCTGATGTAGTCGAAGCTTTGCGTTACGGTGCTAGCGATTATCTAGTTAAACCTGTTGCTGATTTTAAGATTATTGAACAAGCAATAGAGCAAGCTATTTCACCAGCTAATTCACCTGAGCAATCGTTTGACAGCATAGAATTTGGTCCGTTAGATTTTACTGATAGCGACGCGGTGATGAACTCAGCTGCAAAAATGAGTCAAGATTTATCCTATCAAGAGCTCAGTGATAACTTCACTTTGCTTGAACATAATGCAGAAGCTGCTAAAAGTGTTCAGCAGCAATTATTTCCAGCCTCTAATGTCCATTATCCCAAGGCTCAAATTCATTATAGCTTGTGTAAAAATAGCGACGTCAGTGCCTACTTTATTGATTCGACTATGGTCGGTGATAATCATTTGATCATGTATATGGCTCACTTTCACCCTGAAGATAATCGCGCGGCTTTTGGTTGTGTACTACTTAGAAGTTTCGTAAATCAAAAATTAAAATTGTATAGAAATGGTCTCAGTTCGACCTTGGTTGAGCCATTTAATATGTTGAGTTATCTCAATGATAGAATGGTTAACTCAGGTTTGAATCTTTACGTGGATATTGTTTATGTCGCGATTGAGCTGATGAACTTTCGAGTCGCCATCGGCCAAGCTGGTAGCGGGTTGAGGTGTTACTTAAGAAATGATAATGGTTTAGCGCCACTTGCGCTTTCTGAATCTTTACAGCTTGGTACTGTTGAGTGGAATAAGCCGAGCATGCAGTTTAGAACTTTGATGCCAAATGAGAAAATTTGTATTGCGAGTAATATTTCTCATCACCGGAATCTATTAATGAAGAATAAATTTGATGGATTATTTTATGATGAAGAATTGCCAGCAGGTGGTTTTATGGAGCTAGAAGTTATCTGA